A stretch of the Archangium violaceum genome encodes the following:
- a CDS encoding SDR family oxidoreductase: protein MRAKTAVITGASSGIGEELAVALAGRGAQVVLAARGEGALARVKQRCEQAGGRALVVPTDVSDPEACGRLVARAVEVFGGIDYLVNNAGLAMRGRFEDVTDLSLFERLMRVNYLGAVYCTHHALPHVKARGGLLVAVSSLTGKSGVPTRTGYSASKHAMQGFFDSLRIELSGTGVDVLVVSPGFVATDIRARALGPDGTAGHTDIAEEENRMMDARTCSDLILRAMERREREVVMMPAAKLMMALKALVPGVADRLASRMMKQTRP, encoded by the coding sequence ATGAGAGCAAAAACAGCCGTCATCACCGGGGCGTCCTCGGGAATCGGTGAGGAGCTCGCGGTGGCACTCGCGGGCCGTGGAGCCCAGGTGGTGCTCGCGGCGCGAGGCGAGGGAGCGTTGGCCCGGGTGAAGCAGCGGTGCGAGCAGGCTGGAGGTCGTGCGCTCGTGGTGCCCACGGACGTGAGCGACCCCGAGGCCTGTGGGCGTCTGGTGGCTCGGGCCGTGGAAGTCTTTGGCGGCATCGACTACCTCGTGAACAACGCGGGGCTCGCGATGCGCGGGCGGTTCGAGGACGTGACGGACCTGTCGCTCTTCGAGCGCCTCATGCGGGTGAACTACCTCGGTGCGGTCTACTGCACGCACCATGCGCTCCCACATGTGAAGGCGCGCGGGGGCCTGCTCGTCGCCGTCTCCTCGCTGACGGGAAAGAGCGGCGTGCCTACCCGCACGGGCTACTCCGCGAGCAAGCACGCGATGCAGGGATTCTTCGACTCGCTGCGCATCGAGCTGAGCGGCACCGGAGTGGATGTGCTCGTCGTGTCCCCCGGGTTCGTCGCCACCGACATCCGCGCCCGGGCGCTCGGCCCCGATGGGACGGCTGGCCATACGGACATCGCCGAGGAGGAGAACCGGATGATGGACGCGCGCACCTGCTCGGACCTCATCCTGCGCGCCATGGAACGCCGCGAGCGCGAGGTGGTGATGATGCCCGCGGCGAAGCTGATGATGGCCCTCAAGGCGCTCGTGCCGGGCGTGGCGGATCGCCTGGCCTCGCGGATGATGAAGCAGACGCGGCCCTGA
- a CDS encoding HNH endonuclease codes for MSSSKRRRILDIVATDATFERTEHRGREVWLGKCLHCNAYLLIGLDGEPISRATIEHIVPRVHGGTDALENLGLACARCNQGKGSRHDRHYHRDARVRELVERLLERRRERWRDPDDA; via the coding sequence GTGAGCTCCTCCAAGCGCCGCCGCATCCTCGACATCGTGGCCACCGACGCCACCTTCGAGCGGACCGAGCACCGCGGGCGCGAGGTCTGGCTCGGAAAGTGCTTGCACTGCAACGCCTACCTGCTCATTGGCTTGGACGGCGAGCCGATCAGCCGCGCGACCATCGAGCACATCGTTCCCCGGGTGCATGGCGGCACGGACGCGCTGGAGAACCTGGGCCTGGCGTGTGCGCGCTGCAACCAGGGCAAAGGCAGCCGGCATGATCGGCACTACCACCGGGACGCCCGGGTCCGGGAACTGGTGGAGCGCTTGTTGGAGCGCCGACGAGAGCGTTGGCGCGACCCCGACGACGCCTGA
- a CDS encoding cytochrome c3 family protein → MSGPLFPRWTNTVSRASAAALLAIPAIALGGLMAYVRSPFVTNQNRPLEQPIEFDHRHHSGDEQIDCRYCHFSVEKSPSAGIPSTTVCMSCHAQVWNQSPYLALVRQAYFTDQPIPWVRVHNLPDFVYFNHAIHVAKGVGCVTCHGRVDMMGAIEQVAPLTMQWCLDCHRNPKPNLRPQEFITSMTWQPPADPQEAAALADKLSSENDVHARTSCTTCHR, encoded by the coding sequence ATGAGCGGTCCTCTCTTCCCACGCTGGACGAACACGGTGTCGCGGGCTTCCGCCGCGGCGCTTCTTGCAATCCCCGCGATCGCGCTTGGCGGTCTGATGGCGTACGTGCGTTCTCCGTTCGTCACGAATCAGAACCGCCCGCTCGAACAGCCGATCGAGTTCGATCACCGGCATCACTCCGGTGACGAGCAGATCGACTGCCGCTACTGCCACTTCTCCGTGGAGAAGTCGCCGTCGGCGGGCATTCCCTCCACCACCGTGTGTATGTCCTGCCACGCCCAGGTGTGGAACCAGAGCCCGTATCTGGCGCTGGTGCGGCAGGCCTACTTCACGGACCAGCCCATCCCCTGGGTCCGGGTCCACAACCTGCCGGACTTCGTCTACTTCAACCACGCCATCCACGTGGCCAAGGGAGTGGGCTGCGTCACCTGCCACGGCCGCGTGGACATGATGGGCGCCATCGAGCAGGTCGCGCCGCTCACCATGCAGTGGTGCTTGGACTGCCACCGCAACCCCAAGCCCAACCTGCGTCCGCAGGAGTTCATCACCAGCATGACCTGGCAGCCGCCGGCCGACCCCCAGGAGGCCGCGGCGCTCGCGGACAAGCTGTCTAGCGAGAACGACGTCCACGCGCGCACGAGCTGCACGACATGCCACCGCTGA
- a CDS encoding TAT-variant-translocated molybdopterin oxidoreductase, protein MKPKLDGAPMKDTPTSFALPVVSDKAEAAHDHDHEHDVVGQALDHASAHAVASEGAYGKTYWRSLEEKLNKPEYLEESRPEFPEGADLPPTGVARREFMQLLGASLALAGATACSTRPVDERMVPYTRTPPELVPGNPLHYATGMTFGGHTSGLLVMTREGRPIKVEGNPQHPVNLGAAGPFEQAFLLSLYDPQRARVLRYRKEPRSLRTFGEELGTVIARAAQQNGGARVRFLSEPNTSPVLGDLRSRIQQRLPNARFHSYTAVTQDPASEGSRAVFGQPATPLYDFSKADVIVSLDADFLESRPSNLAYARAFARRRDPAEGNLNRLYVAEPRFSITGGMADHRLRVTSAEVLAVAAAIASRVGGGVEGLAGAAAAKAQLNAAHQKWVDAVAADLRAAAGRSVVVPGERQPAVVHALAAALNTALGNVGQTVRYIPAVIDERTGAASLRPLVDELRNGAVDVLVITSWNPLYRSPVDLGLQEVLDPKTNPNRNKLTVVYTSLFEDETSAYADWFIPAAHELEAWSDGRAIDGTVSIVQPLIQPLFNGVPAAELYALFLGEPFRSSYQILRDFYRGRAAADTDFETAWETWVSVGIVPGSALAPLAGTPNVEGARALVDAYTPPAAGGLEVNFVPDYKVYDGQFANMSWLQELPDPISKMTWDNAAYISPATAEKLGLEPGDVAMLTYRDRQMEVPVWILPGTADNVVVLPLGYGRTGLFETIAREVGFNANRVRTMDAPWFDGGAKLEKTRGTHTFALSQSHWRMEGRPLALDMSVAQFRKEQELEKRHASPILARVRGDVENANLLPNYEYNDYKWGMAIDLARCTGCSACVVACQAENNIPVVGKEQVIRSREMQWLRIDRYFSGDELHDPEMIMQPVMCVHCEKAPCEYVCPVNATVHSDEGLNEMIYNRCVGTRYCSNNCPYKVRRFNYLHYSADKTPTQKMQMNPDVTVRNRGVMEKCTYCVQRIERVRIKARVEKRPIFEKELQTACQQTCPTEAIVFGTLSDPNAQVTKHHNDERAYKLLNELGTRPRTAHLIRLRNPNPALASASPSEAGHEGGH, encoded by the coding sequence CTGAAGCCCAAGCTCGACGGAGCCCCCATGAAGGACACCCCTACTTCCTTCGCCCTGCCGGTCGTCTCGGACAAGGCCGAAGCCGCGCACGACCACGACCATGAGCACGACGTCGTTGGCCAGGCGCTCGATCACGCCTCCGCGCACGCCGTGGCTTCCGAGGGCGCCTACGGAAAGACCTACTGGCGCAGCCTCGAGGAGAAGCTCAACAAGCCCGAGTACCTCGAGGAGAGCCGCCCCGAGTTCCCCGAGGGCGCGGACCTGCCCCCCACCGGCGTGGCCCGCCGCGAGTTCATGCAGCTGCTGGGCGCCTCGCTGGCGCTGGCCGGCGCCACCGCCTGCTCCACCCGCCCGGTGGACGAGCGCATGGTGCCCTACACCCGCACGCCGCCCGAGCTCGTCCCGGGCAACCCGCTGCACTACGCCACGGGCATGACGTTCGGGGGCCACACCTCCGGCCTGCTGGTGATGACGCGCGAGGGCCGCCCCATCAAGGTCGAGGGCAACCCGCAGCACCCCGTCAACCTGGGTGCCGCCGGCCCCTTCGAGCAGGCCTTCCTGCTGTCCCTGTACGATCCGCAGCGCGCCCGCGTGCTGCGCTACCGCAAGGAGCCGCGCTCGCTGCGCACCTTCGGCGAGGAGCTCGGCACGGTCATCGCCCGGGCCGCTCAGCAGAACGGCGGGGCGCGCGTGCGCTTCCTCTCCGAGCCGAACACCTCGCCGGTGCTCGGCGACCTGCGCTCGCGCATCCAGCAGCGGCTGCCCAACGCCCGCTTCCACAGCTACACCGCCGTCACGCAGGATCCCGCCAGCGAGGGCTCGCGCGCCGTGTTCGGCCAGCCGGCCACCCCGCTGTACGACTTCTCCAAGGCGGACGTCATCGTCTCGCTGGACGCGGACTTCCTGGAGAGCCGCCCGTCCAACCTCGCCTATGCCCGCGCCTTCGCGCGCCGGCGTGACCCGGCCGAGGGCAACCTCAACCGCCTCTACGTCGCCGAGCCGCGCTTCTCCATCACCGGCGGCATGGCGGACCACCGTCTGCGTGTGACGTCCGCCGAGGTCCTCGCCGTCGCCGCCGCCATCGCCTCGCGCGTGGGTGGTGGGGTGGAAGGCTTGGCTGGCGCCGCCGCCGCGAAGGCGCAGCTCAACGCCGCCCACCAGAAGTGGGTGGACGCCGTCGCCGCCGACCTGCGTGCCGCCGCCGGCCGCAGCGTGGTGGTGCCCGGTGAGCGCCAGCCCGCCGTGGTGCACGCCCTGGCCGCCGCCCTCAACACGGCGCTCGGCAACGTGGGCCAGACGGTCCGCTACATCCCGGCCGTCATCGACGAGCGCACTGGCGCCGCCAGCCTGCGCCCGCTCGTGGACGAGCTGAGGAATGGCGCGGTGGACGTGCTCGTCATCACCTCGTGGAACCCGCTCTACCGCTCGCCGGTGGACCTGGGGCTCCAGGAGGTGCTGGACCCGAAGACGAACCCCAACCGCAACAAGCTCACCGTCGTCTACACCTCGCTCTTCGAGGACGAGACGAGCGCCTACGCCGACTGGTTCATCCCGGCCGCGCACGAGCTGGAGGCCTGGAGTGATGGCCGGGCGATCGACGGCACGGTGTCCATCGTGCAGCCGCTCATCCAGCCGCTCTTCAACGGCGTGCCCGCCGCGGAGCTGTACGCGCTCTTCCTCGGCGAGCCGTTCCGCAGCAGCTATCAGATCCTCCGCGACTTCTATCGCGGTCGCGCCGCCGCCGACACGGACTTCGAGACGGCGTGGGAGACGTGGGTGTCCGTGGGCATCGTCCCCGGCAGCGCCCTGGCCCCCCTGGCTGGCACCCCCAACGTGGAGGGCGCCCGCGCGCTCGTGGACGCCTATACCCCGCCCGCCGCTGGCGGCCTCGAGGTGAACTTCGTCCCGGACTACAAGGTCTATGACGGCCAGTTCGCCAACATGTCCTGGCTCCAGGAGCTGCCGGATCCCATCTCGAAGATGACCTGGGACAACGCGGCCTACATCAGCCCGGCCACCGCCGAGAAGCTGGGGCTGGAGCCGGGAGATGTGGCCATGCTCACCTACCGCGACCGCCAGATGGAGGTGCCCGTGTGGATCCTCCCCGGCACCGCGGACAACGTGGTGGTGCTGCCGCTGGGTTATGGCCGCACGGGTCTGTTCGAGACCATCGCCCGGGAGGTGGGCTTCAACGCCAACCGGGTGCGCACCATGGATGCGCCCTGGTTCGACGGTGGCGCGAAGCTGGAGAAGACGCGCGGCACGCACACGTTCGCCCTCAGCCAGAGCCACTGGCGCATGGAGGGCCGCCCGCTGGCCCTGGACATGTCGGTGGCCCAGTTCCGCAAGGAGCAGGAGCTTGAGAAGAGGCACGCCAGCCCCATTCTCGCCCGCGTGCGAGGTGACGTCGAGAACGCCAACCTCCTGCCCAACTACGAGTACAACGACTACAAGTGGGGCATGGCCATCGACCTGGCCCGCTGCACGGGTTGCTCGGCGTGCGTGGTGGCCTGCCAGGCGGAGAACAACATCCCCGTGGTGGGCAAGGAGCAGGTGATCCGCAGCCGTGAGATGCAGTGGCTGCGCATCGACCGGTACTTCTCCGGTGACGAGCTGCACGATCCCGAGATGATCATGCAGCCGGTGATGTGCGTGCACTGCGAGAAGGCGCCCTGCGAGTACGTGTGCCCGGTGAACGCCACCGTCCACTCGGACGAGGGCCTCAACGAGATGATCTACAACCGCTGCGTCGGCACGCGGTACTGCTCCAACAACTGCCCGTACAAGGTCCGCCGCTTCAACTACCTGCACTACAGCGCGGACAAGACGCCCACCCAGAAGATGCAGATGAACCCGGACGTCACGGTGCGCAACCGCGGCGTCATGGAGAAGTGCACCTACTGCGTGCAGCGCATCGAGCGCGTCCGCATCAAGGCGCGGGTGGAGAAGCGGCCCATCTTCGAGAAGGAGCTGCAGACCGCCTGCCAGCAGACGTGCCCCACCGAGGCCATCGTGTTCGGCACCCTGAGCGACCCCAACGCCCAGGTGACGAAGCACCACAACGACGAGCGCGCCTACAAGCTGCTGAACGAGCTGGGCACCAGGCCTCGTACCGCCCACCTCATCCGTCTGCGCAACCCCAATCCCGCCCTCGCGTCCGCCAGCCCCTCCGAGGCGGGTCACGAAGGAGGCCACTGA
- the nrfD gene encoding NrfD/PsrC family molybdoenzyme membrane anchor subunit, translated as MAETAAHIAAASLDPLEPRPLVAPHHDDKTLNETLLDHVWAKPGKGWFMLFGLALSALGLLVLGVTITLARGIGMWGNNQPNGWAFDIINFVWWVGIGHAGTLISAILLLFQQKWRTSINRFAEAMTLFAVCCAGLFPLLHTGRPWFAFWLFPYPSTLGAWPQFRSPLVWDVFAISTYLTVSALFWYVGLIPDLAALRDSSKGKLQRTIYGLFALGWRGSGRHWHNYKIGYLLLAGISTPLVVSVHTIVSFDFATSLIPGWHATIFPPYFVAGAVFSGFAMVITLIVPARKYLKLRDVITDRHLENMNKVILATGLIVSYGYLMEHFIAWYSGSEYEIWTFYVNRARGPYAGVYWLMIACNVITPNIFWFKKCRTSIPIMWVASILVNIGMWCERFIIIVTSLTQDFLPSSWDLYSPTWVDWAIYVGTLGLFSTLFLLFLKFVPAVAVSEVKELQLELKHAAHHAAHGAETGAAGTLTHGAH; from the coding sequence ATGGCCGAGACCGCTGCTCATATCGCCGCCGCTTCGCTCGACCCGCTCGAGCCGCGGCCCCTCGTCGCGCCGCACCACGACGACAAGACGCTCAACGAGACCCTGCTCGACCACGTGTGGGCCAAGCCCGGCAAGGGCTGGTTCATGCTGTTCGGCCTGGCGCTGTCCGCGCTCGGTCTGCTCGTCCTGGGTGTGACCATCACCCTGGCGCGCGGCATCGGCATGTGGGGTAACAACCAGCCCAACGGCTGGGCGTTCGACATCATCAACTTCGTCTGGTGGGTCGGTATCGGTCACGCCGGTACGCTCATCTCCGCCATCCTCCTGCTCTTCCAGCAGAAGTGGCGCACGAGCATCAACCGCTTCGCCGAGGCCATGACGCTCTTCGCCGTGTGCTGCGCGGGTCTCTTCCCGCTCCTGCACACGGGCCGTCCCTGGTTCGCCTTCTGGCTCTTCCCCTACCCCTCCACCCTGGGCGCCTGGCCGCAGTTCCGCTCGCCGCTGGTGTGGGACGTGTTCGCCATCTCGACGTACCTCACCGTGTCCGCCCTCTTCTGGTACGTGGGTCTCATCCCGGACCTGGCGGCCCTGCGTGACTCGTCCAAGGGCAAGCTGCAGCGCACCATCTACGGCCTCTTCGCGCTCGGCTGGCGCGGCTCCGGCCGTCACTGGCACAACTACAAGATCGGCTACCTGCTGCTGGCGGGTATCTCCACCCCGCTCGTGGTCAGCGTGCACACGATCGTTTCCTTCGACTTCGCCACCTCGCTCATCCCCGGCTGGCACGCCACCATCTTCCCGCCCTACTTCGTGGCCGGCGCCGTGTTCAGCGGCTTCGCGATGGTGATCACCCTCATCGTGCCCGCCCGCAAGTACCTCAAGCTCCGGGACGTCATCACCGACCGCCACCTGGAGAACATGAACAAGGTGATTCTGGCGACCGGCCTCATCGTCTCCTACGGCTACCTGATGGAGCACTTCATCGCCTGGTACTCCGGCAGCGAGTACGAAATCTGGACCTTCTACGTGAACCGCGCGCGGGGCCCATACGCCGGGGTGTACTGGCTGATGATCGCCTGCAACGTCATCACGCCGAACATCTTTTGGTTCAAGAAGTGCCGGACCAGCATCCCCATCATGTGGGTGGCGTCCATCCTGGTGAACATCGGCATGTGGTGCGAGCGCTTCATCATCATCGTGACGTCGCTGACGCAGGACTTCCTGCCGTCCTCGTGGGACCTGTACAGCCCGACCTGGGTGGACTGGGCCATCTACGTGGGCACGCTGGGCCTGTTCAGCACGCTGTTCCTGCTGTTCCTCAAGTTCGTCCCCGCGGTCGCGGTGAGCGAGGTGAAGGAGCTCCAGCTGGAGCTCAAGCACGCCGCCCACCACGCCGCCCATGGCGCGGAGACTGGCGCCGCCGGGACCCTCACCCACGGAGCGCACTGA
- a CDS encoding DUF3341 domain-containing protein, with translation MSAETKVLDSWVLAEFATPDALVDATRQMREKGYEGMDTYSPYPLHGGSEALGLPPSRVPFIALGGALTGIVTALAFQTYMNTFDYPINVGGRPTLSLPAWVPITFELAVLLTAFGIFFGLLGLSRLPQPYHPVFESEEFRSASTHGYWLSVPKALTAKADDIMDQLKALGATHVTVVSGEKE, from the coding sequence ATGTCCGCCGAGACCAAGGTTCTGGATAGCTGGGTGCTCGCCGAGTTCGCCACTCCCGACGCCCTGGTGGATGCCACCCGGCAGATGCGGGAGAAGGGCTACGAAGGCATGGACACCTATTCGCCCTACCCGCTGCATGGCGGGTCCGAGGCGCTGGGCCTGCCGCCCTCCCGCGTGCCCTTCATCGCCCTGGGTGGCGCGCTGACGGGTATCGTCACGGCGCTCGCCTTCCAGACGTACATGAACACCTTCGACTACCCCATCAACGTGGGTGGTCGTCCGACGCTGAGTCTGCCGGCCTGGGTGCCCATCACCTTCGAGCTCGCGGTGCTGCTGACGGCGTTCGGCATCTTCTTCGGTCTGCTGGGGCTCAGCCGTCTGCCCCAGCCGTACCACCCGGTCTTCGAGAGCGAGGAGTTCCGCAGCGCGTCCACGCACGGCTACTGGCTGAGCGTGCCGAAGGCCCTCACCGCCAAGGCGGATGACATCATGGACCAGCTCAAGGCACTGGGCGCGACCCACGTGACCGTTGTCTCGGGAGAGAAGGAATGA
- a CDS encoding c-type cytochrome: protein MRWLIPTAGLALAGCNVPSEFLQRMEAQAKYEYYETSEFWADGKAMRTPPEGTIPRERPVGNPGLTTGRVNGTLVSTIPLELNREVLEQGQKHYNIVCSQCHGQLGDGNSVVAENMALRLPPSLLQIANKPDGHFFVAMTEGYGVMPSFAGELNIQERWAVVAYVRALQRARNTQAGGQPLPQENR from the coding sequence ATGAGGTGGCTCATCCCCACGGCCGGGCTCGCCCTGGCCGGTTGCAACGTCCCGTCCGAGTTCCTCCAGCGCATGGAGGCACAGGCCAAGTACGAGTACTACGAGACGAGCGAGTTCTGGGCGGATGGCAAGGCCATGCGCACCCCACCCGAGGGCACCATCCCGCGCGAGCGCCCGGTGGGCAACCCCGGCCTCACCACGGGCCGGGTCAACGGCACGCTCGTGTCCACCATCCCGCTCGAGCTCAACCGCGAGGTGCTCGAGCAGGGACAGAAGCACTACAACATCGTCTGCTCGCAGTGCCACGGCCAGCTCGGTGACGGCAACAGCGTGGTGGCGGAGAACATGGCCCTGCGCCTGCCTCCGTCGCTGCTGCAGATCGCCAACAAGCCGGACGGGCACTTCTTCGTCGCCATGACCGAGGGCTACGGCGTGATGCCGTCCTTCGCTGGCGAGCTCAACATCCAGGAGCGGTGGGCCGTCGTGGCCTACGTCCGTGCGCTGCAGCGCGCCCGCAACACGCAGGCGGGCGGCCAGCCTCTTCCGCAGGAGAACCGATGA
- a CDS encoding SCO family protein, with protein sequence MYTPSSSIHLRAGMAALLLALGAGMPAYALPGGGKVPKSIIDAQSDTPPQMRGVDVEEHLGELAPLEARFTDAFGKSVRLRDVLPRTRPVLLTLVYYNCPLLCNLVINEQIRTMRELGLELGKDYEAVTVSIDPKDTPAQSLERRRRHLQSMGQPETAPWHFLTGTEENIRQLADAVGFKYAYDADTKQYVHPAVVHVLTPEGAISRYLYGTSFRPQDMKLALLEAAGGRVGTSIDRIVLTCFKYDTATRRYGFYIFGFLRIGSLMVFGALATMLAYYWRRELKKGAAA encoded by the coding sequence ATGTACACCCCCTCCTCTTCCATCCATCTGCGCGCCGGGATGGCGGCGCTGCTCCTGGCGCTCGGCGCCGGGATGCCGGCGTACGCCCTCCCGGGCGGTGGCAAGGTCCCCAAGAGCATCATCGACGCCCAATCCGATACCCCGCCGCAGATGCGCGGGGTGGACGTCGAGGAGCACCTTGGGGAGCTGGCTCCGCTGGAGGCTCGGTTCACCGATGCCTTCGGCAAGTCCGTGCGCCTGCGCGACGTGCTGCCACGGACCCGGCCGGTGCTGCTGACGCTCGTGTATTACAACTGCCCCCTGCTCTGTAACCTCGTCATCAACGAGCAGATCCGCACCATGCGTGAGCTGGGGCTGGAGCTCGGCAAGGACTACGAGGCGGTGACGGTGAGCATCGACCCGAAGGACACCCCGGCGCAGAGCCTCGAGCGGCGGCGGCGGCACCTTCAGTCCATGGGCCAGCCGGAGACGGCCCCCTGGCACTTCCTCACCGGCACCGAGGAGAACATCCGCCAGCTGGCGGACGCGGTGGGCTTCAAGTACGCCTATGACGCGGATACGAAGCAGTACGTACATCCGGCGGTGGTGCATGTGCTCACCCCCGAAGGCGCCATTTCGCGCTATCTGTACGGTACGTCCTTCCGTCCTCAGGACATGAAGCTGGCCCTGCTGGAAGCGGCCGGTGGCCGCGTGGGCACCAGCATCGATCGCATCGTCCTCACCTGCTTCAAGTATGACACCGCCACCCGGCGGTACGGCTTCTACATCTTTGGATTCCTCCGGATAGGCTCGCTCATGGTCTTCGGCGCGCTCGCGACCATGCTCGCCTACTACTGGAGGCGTGAGCTGAAGAAAGGCGCAGCAGCATGA
- the coxB gene encoding cytochrome c oxidase subunit II has product MNELLNNILFLPEQASTFAERVDNLHYFVVGVTMLMSFAVGTAAVFFFFRYRRRKPNQTTEYVVPSVKTEFLFVSLPLLFFLTWFVIGFRDFVFFATPPKDAMDVYVMGKQWMWKFSYPEGPNGVNVLHVPANRPVRLLITSRDVIHSFFVPAFRVKMDAVPGRYTQAWFEATKPGTYQILCTEYCGLSHSKMWGEVVVLSPEAWDEWVKEQRRGSLQNRQDALADLTLAPHPARMAEQGQRVAAEVGCFKCHTVNGEPHIGPTFLGLYGRTETLDNGQSVRVDEAWITQSMMDPGAHLVSGFPNVMPTFQGKLTGPQTAAIVEYIKTLRTPDIRTGDSSQGPVYEPIQ; this is encoded by the coding sequence ATGAACGAGTTGCTGAACAACATCCTGTTCCTTCCGGAACAGGCGTCGACCTTCGCGGAGCGGGTGGACAACCTGCACTACTTCGTCGTCGGCGTGACGATGCTGATGTCGTTCGCCGTGGGCACGGCGGCGGTCTTCTTCTTCTTCCGCTATCGTCGGCGCAAGCCCAACCAGACGACCGAGTACGTGGTCCCGTCCGTGAAGACGGAGTTCCTCTTCGTCTCACTGCCGCTGCTCTTCTTCCTCACCTGGTTCGTCATCGGCTTCCGGGACTTCGTCTTCTTTGCCACGCCGCCCAAGGACGCGATGGACGTCTACGTCATGGGCAAGCAGTGGATGTGGAAGTTCTCCTATCCGGAGGGCCCCAACGGGGTGAACGTGCTGCACGTGCCGGCCAACCGCCCGGTGCGTCTGCTCATCACCTCGCGTGACGTCATCCACTCCTTCTTCGTGCCGGCCTTCCGCGTCAAGATGGACGCGGTGCCGGGCCGCTACACGCAGGCCTGGTTCGAGGCCACCAAGCCCGGCACGTATCAGATCCTCTGCACCGAGTACTGCGGCCTCTCCCACTCGAAGATGTGGGGTGAGGTGGTGGTGCTCTCGCCCGAGGCCTGGGACGAGTGGGTGAAGGAGCAGCGCAGGGGCAGCCTGCAGAACCGTCAGGACGCCCTGGCGGACCTGACCCTGGCGCCGCACCCCGCCCGCATGGCGGAGCAGGGCCAGAGGGTGGCCGCCGAGGTGGGCTGCTTCAAGTGCCACACCGTGAATGGTGAGCCGCACATCGGGCCCACCTTCCTGGGCCTCTACGGCCGTACGGAGACGTTGGACAATGGCCAGAGCGTGCGCGTGGACGAGGCGTGGATCACCCAGTCCATGATGGATCCAGGCGCTCACCTGGTGTCAGGCTTCCCCAACGTCATGCCCACCTTCCAGGGCAAGCTGACGGGGCCCCAGACGGCGGCCATCGTCGAGTACATCAAGACCCTGCGCACTCCGGACATCCGCACCGGCGATTCCTCTCAAGGACCTGTCTATGAGCCCATCCAGTAG